The genomic window CAATAAGCCAGTTGGACTTAAGGGCCGGGATCAACGGTGTGATTTTTGATGTAATGGACGGATCAAAGCTCGCATAGGCAATACCCAGAAAAATTAGGGGCGAGACAAAAACGCCAATGATGCTTTCCTTGTATTTATATTCCACAAAGACATAAAGCGCCGCGGCAGTCCATGAAAAAAAGACCAAAGACTCATACATATTGGAAAAGGGTGCATGCCCGTATCCCATATGGTAAGACTCCACCCAGCGCAGTAAAATCCCGCCGGTATTGGCCACCAAGCCAATCACAATCACCCAGAATCCAAGCCGGGCAAATGTCTGTTTTTTAAAAGAAAAAGATCCAATATAAAATATCGATGCCAACGCATAGATAAATGTTGCAGCCGATAATAGCAGGGATGAATTCATTTGCCTGATACTTCCTTTAATTCCTTCACTAGTTTTTTAACGGTCAAATTGGTGCCCTGGGCGTTGCGGTTGGCCCGACCGGCCACCCACACCCGTGTATTTCCGGACCCGGCTTGCTCAAGGCCGATACACACAGACCGATGGGAAACAAAAAAAGTTACCCAGCAGCCGATAATCATAAGCAAAAAGCCTGTGTATACAAAGGGCACACCTGGATCCTTGGTCACCTGAAGGCCGGTATAATAAGCCTGATCCCAGGATTTGACTTCAACGGTAAACCTGCCTTTGCGCATTTTATCGAACGTGGGAAACTTTGTGGGCAATACAACCTGGGCATTCCGGCCATTGGTTGTGTCAAGGCGGCCGATAAAGGCCTCTCCAAGGTTATGACCGTTGAAATCATAATGGGGCATAAATCCTTCAAATATAAATTTCCCGGCATCAGCCGGCAGTGACACGCCCCCGCCGTTTTTTATGGTGTGCGTCTCAACCGTGCCGGTTTCACTGTCAGTAATTTCAAACAGGGCCTGATCAGGTGTGGTTGCACCGTAGGACGCCTGGAAGATATTGATCCCCTTGTACCTTAACGGATGATTGACCAGAATATCCTTTGTGAAGCTCTCCTGGTTGTTTTCAAGAATACTCAAACTGGATTTGAATTCGTCTGGCGCCCCTGTATCGTAAAATTTAACCTGAAAATCATTACACCTGACCGTGAACGGCAGCTTTATGGGCAATCGTGTATGGGCATCAAACACCGTATCTGCGGTTTGCCCCTCATCAAGGCGCAAATTGGCCTTAAATCCCAACGCAGACCCGATCAGGGCACCGGCAAGCAGCATCAGCACACTTGCATGAACAACATAAACCCCAAGGCGGGACCACCGCCCCTTTTCCGCATAAAATATCAGATTTGCGTTATCTGTCTTTTCAATCACCTTACCGGCCCGGACGGCAAGAATCTGCTTTGCTCGGCCGGCAATCTGCTCCATGGAAAGGTGACAGTCAAACTCCTGCCTGTTTTTAGCTTTTTCAAACCGCCGTGGATTAACTGAAATATTTTTAGGAAAAATAATTTTCCAGGTCGCCGAAAGCCGGTCAATGGAACAGACGACAATATTAACGCATAATACCACCATGAGCAACAGATACCACCAGGCCTGATACATCCTGTCCAGATCAAGTACCTGAATCATATTGTACCCCCCCGGGCCGTAAAGCCTGATATAGGCTTCAGGGCTTGCATTCTGCAACACCACAGTGCCGATAATAGAGGTTACGGCTAATAGCACCAGGGTATAAACAGTGAGTTTCACCGAGGCAAAAAACATCCAAATCTGGTCGGCAAAGCTGTCTTTTTGTTTCAAAACAATTCTTTCACTAAAATTTATACGAAAGCCCCGAGGCTGCTCAATGAAGCTTTCATGTTGTATTGTATGCCATACCCGGTAGCGCTTACCAAGCCACCCCATATCCGCCCGCCGTTATTGGAAACCTATTTCTCATCCAGTACGGCCTGCAGGTTAGACCCACGTTCAACCGAGGTCAAAACGGCCTGCCAGCTCATGGGCATGCTGCAGAAAAATAACCACTTTTTCCGGGACCGTGTGATACCCGTATAAAGCAGCTGACGGGTAACAACCGGTAATGTCTGTTCAGGAATAAGAATCTACACAGTGTCAAATTCTGATCCCCGGCTTTTATGGCCAGTCATGGCAAATCCGCTTTCACATTCGGGCAGATCAGATAAACTGATGAGCTTGGGCCCTGATTGTTTTGCAGCAATCCAAGCCCAAGACCTCCTGTTTTCTTCAATGACTACACAAGTATCACCGTTAAACAGCAACCACCTGTAATCATTGCGCCGGACCATTAAAAGCTTTTTAAAAATAGGCCGTTCTATACCATCTTTCTTCTGATATCGTAATATTTTTTCACATAGATGATTAATTTGTAATGTTCCGCTGCTACCTGAATGATGGGAGCTCAGTACGAGAAAACCCTCTATAACAACCATTGCGTGCGCCACAGATATGGCATTCCAAAACGGCTTGTACTCTTCTTAGGATACGGGATTCAAGCGTGCCGGATATCCTTTATTGTCGGCGGTATCGACAAGGGTCAAAAAAAAGCCAATGAAAAATATAAAATCCGCCCCATTAAAGGCGGATTAATAAAAATATCCCAAAAGCCTTATAACAGCCACGGCTGATCAGACATAGCAACTACTGCCAGGCTTAGCCCACAACGAATATTGAAACATCTCTGTGGCTTACAGAGAGTTTCTTATAAAACAACATCAAACACAACTACTATGCAATGATATCATACCCGGAGCTTTTGGCATCATCTGTGGAGACAGGTCTGACCGCCCCCTGAAAACGGCGGTCAGGTTTTTTCCTGCGATCTTTCTTAAATGACAATGTAACTATCACACCGTCTCTAACACTTTTTCTACGATCATACCTCGCTTTGCGCCTGTCTTTTTTCCGATTGCTTTTATTGGTCTGATAACCACCCTCAAAGCCTCCTCCCCTGCCGCCATTTCCCGAAATCCTATCCGCACCTGGTATTATTTCATTTTCTGCAATCATAATCATTCATCTATTTTTCTTTTAATTAAAAAGCACTTTTAACTTCCAAACACAAGTATCGTCAACGACTATGTATTTCTTTAATATTCAGCACCCGCCCAAAAACCGGAAACAGCGCCGATTACAGCGTTGGCTCATTTTTTATTTTCACACTCATCCACATATCTGTGAATTCTCAAAAACGGAATAAACTGGGTGTCTGCGGATTCAAAATGCGTGACAAGCAGGTTCCGCAATTCTAAAATATCCTCAACTAATAAATTATCAACATCTTCTGCGATTTCACGACGAAGCCCAAGGGCTTTTTTAACAAACCGGCGATGGGACTTTGAATGGATGTCAAGATCCGGATACCCTTTTTGCCCAAGAACTTTTTCCTCCTTTGAAAAAAGCATCTTGCTGAAATCATTGATATCGGTAACCAAATTGACAACATCCTTTGCATCGCCCTTTTTTGTCCGCATTTCAATGAGGGAATTAAACATATCCATAAGCTGTTTACGACATTCATCAAGTTCAGGCACATCCACGCCATATTTTTTATCCCATTCAATAATATTGGTCATGGGTTACTCTCCTTTATTCTTTTTTTTATTTTTCCCCAGCCACAAGGTGGCCATGATACCAATGGATATCAGTATGGCAATAATGACGGCAAAGGTAATGCCATGCTGCCCGAACCGGGGATAAATGACAAAAGGCACCAGATAGCCGTACAAAAATGAATGCAGCATCCCGATACCAATAATTCTAATTACAATCTTTGTCACCCCAACCGCCCCAAAATCCGCTGGTGAATATTATCAAACCCACCATTGGACATGACCAGAACAAGATCTTTGGGCCTAAGTTCCAAAGCAAGAAAATCTATGACATCACTTGGGTCATTGAAATGGTGAGCCACCCTGCCCCTTTTGCAGATATCTTTAGCCAAACGCTCGGGTGAAAACCGCTCTTTTTCGGGAATATTCTTTTTAACCCCGGGCGAACAGATACACGTAAGATCGGCCAGATCAAAGCATGCGGGATAGGTATCTTGAAAAATATTTCTCATGCTGGTATTTGTTCTTGGCTCAAACACAGCTATCAAACGGCCCTGGGGATAAAACGGTTTGACTGCGGCAATGGTCTCTCTAACAGCGGTCGGATGATGAGCAAAATCATCCATCACCGTGATACCGGCAACCTGACCCCTTATTTCCTGACGTCTTTTAACCCCGCTAAAGGTTGAAAGCCCACGAGCAATATCAGCCTCTTTTATTCCCAGGCTGCGGGCTGCTGCAATACAAGCCGTTGCATTAAGAAGGTTGTGATACCCGGGCAGGTCAGTTTGTATGTCGAGATCCGTACCAAGTCCCGTGATGCGGGCAAGGGTGTGCAAACGCCCCGTAACTGGGTCCGGCGCACTGCTCAAGCGATGGTCATGTACCTGCCACATGGCGTTTGTACCGTAAGTCTCAAGATTTACCGCACATGCCTGATCCAGCACCTTCATCAAATTAACGTTTTCCTTGCAGGCAATAATACGGCTTTGATTCTTAATCTTTGACACCAGGGCGTCAAAGGCCCGGCAAATATGATCCAGGTCATCAAAAATATCGGCATGATCAAACTCAATGCCGGTCATAATGGTTATAAAAGGATCATAATGCATGAATTTCGGCCCCTTATCAAAAAAGGCCGTATCATACTCATCTCCTTCTATTACCATATATTCCCCGTCACCGATTTTAAACGAGGAGTTATAGTCTTTTAAAATCCCCCCAATCATAAATGAGGGGCCAAGCCCTGCTGTTTCGAGCAAATGGGCCATGATGGCAGAGGTGGTTGTCTTTCCATGGGTCCCGGTGACAAGAATAATCTTTTTGTCACCGGCAACAAATCGGTTCACCGCCTGGGGCATGGACATATAGGAAATCCCTCTTTCCATTACGGCAACGGCCTCCGGGTTCTCACGTGTCACGGCATTGCCGATAATCACAAGATCCGGAACCTGTTCCGGGTCCTCACTGATATTGGCCGGGTGAAATCCGCTAAATAAAATAATCCCGTTGTCTAAAAGAAAATCACTCATAGGCGGATAAACATTCTGGTCTGACCCTGTGACAGTATATCCCATCTTTTTTAAAATACAGGCCAAAGTCCCCATGCCGGTGCCACAGGCAGCGATCAGATGAATCCGCTTAATTGAATCCGTCATTAAATTTCCGCCATGATCTGCCGTGCGGCGGCAAGGGTGATTTCAATATCTTCGTCCGTATGGGCGGCAGAGATAAAACAGGCCTCAAACTGTGATGGCGCAAGATAAACACCTTTGGCCAACATGCCCCGGTAAAATTTAGCAAAGCGGTCCAGATCACAGGTTTTGGCATCATCAAAATTGCGTACTTTCTGACCGGTAAAAAAGAATCCGGCCATAGAGCCGAAATGCCCGGCAGAAAAAGGAATCCCTGCGTCATCGGCTGCAGCTTGAAGACCATTAACCAACATATCTGCCCGGCGATCCATGTCAGCGTAGAGTTGGTCATTTTCAAGCGTTTTTAACGTGGCGACGCCTGCGGCCATGGCTAGAGGATTGCCTGACAAAGTCCCGGCCTGGTAAATAGATCCCCCAGGGGCAATCTGGGCCATAATTTCGCGTTTTCCGCCATAGGCCCCCACGGGCAGTCCGCCACCGATCACTTTACCAAAGCAAGTCAAGTCAGGATCAATATCAAAATACCCCTGGGCGCACCTTCTGCCCCCAACCCTAAATCCGGTCATGACTTCATCGAAAATCAACAGGGTGCCATGAGCTGCGGTTTGACTGCGCAATGTTTTTAAAAACTGAGGATCAGGGGCGACCATGCCCATATTCCCCGCCACAGGCTCAAGAATCACACAGGCGATGTCCTTGCCCTTTTCAGCCATGAGCTGCTCAAACCCTTCTATGTCGTTGTACGGTAAAGACAACGTATTTCGAATCACATCAGCAGGAACCCCCGGGCTTCCGGGAATCCCCAAAGTAGCCACACCGGACCCGGCGGCCACAAGTAACGTATCTGCATGACCATGGTAACATCCGTCAAATTTAACAATCAGATCCCGGCCCGTAACGCCCCTTGCCAGACGAATGGCACTCATGGTTGCCTCGGTGCCGGAGTTAACCATTCTGACCATATCCACGGAAGCCACTGAATCCACAACAAGCTGGGCCAACTCATTTTCAACGGCAGTGGGCGCACCAAAACTTGTGCCGGACTCCAGCACTTTTTTCAATGCATTAACCACAGGCCCGGGGCGATGGCCAAGAATAAGCGGCCCCCAAGACAGGACGTAATCAATATAAGCGTTGCCGTCAGCGTCAAAAAGCCTTGCGCCCTCTCCTTTTTCAATGAAAATAGGCTCCCCGCCCACTGAACCGCAGGCCCTGACCGGCGAATTAACCCCACCGGGTATCAAATTTTTGGCCGATGAAAATAAAGCGGCTGATTTAGTACGTTCCATATTTAATCCTTATTGTATATTTACTGCGAAGTGTCACGGTTACCACATAATTAGTCTTGAAAGATGGAATATACCAAACTGAGTTGAAAGGGGTCAACCGCTTTGATTTTTGCATAGCATATAAAATAGTATCTCATAACATTTGACCTGATGAAAAAAGGCTTATATAAGTTAGGGTTGGATTATGAATGATGAATATTACATGATGCTTGCCTTGGATGAGGCAAAAAAAGCCGAAACACATGACGAGGTACCTGTTGGCGCCATTGTGGTGGACCCGACCGGCACGGTAATCGGACAGGGATATAACTGCCCGATATCAGAAAACGATCCCACAAGCCATGCTGAAATAAAAGCCATTCGCTCGGCCTGCAGCTTCATGAATAATTATCGCCTGCCCCAAACAACACTTTATGTAACTATTGAACCATGCATCATGTGCATGGGGGCCATAATCCATGCCAGAATCCAGCGAATCGTTTTTGGCGCGCTCGATCCCAAGTGGGGGGCTGCGGTCTCCCTCTACCAAATGGGATCGGATTTACGATTAAACCATCACCCTGAAATTATTCAGGGAATATGTGAAAAACAGACAAGACAGATTATTAAAAGCTTTTTTGAGGCAAAAAGGAGAAACCGTGACAAACACAGTTGTTGTGGGAACCCAGTGGGGTGATGAAGGAAAAGGAAAGATTGTCGATCTGCTCAGCGAACACGCTGATTATGTGGTCAGGTTCCAGGGTGGCAACAATGCAGGGCACACCATGGTGGTCGATGGAAAAGAAATTATCAGCCACTTGATTCCCTCCGGAATAATTCAGCAGAAAAAATGTTTTATCGGCAACGGTGTGGTAGTTGACCCTTTTGTATTGCTCGATGAAATTGATTATCTGGCAGACAATAACATTGATGTGTCACCCAACATGCTGAAAATCAGTAATCGTGCTCATCTGATCATGCCATATCACCAGGAGATCGACAAAGCCCGGGAAATAAAAAAAGGAAAGGATAAAATCGGCACCACCGGTCGCGGCATCGGCCCCTGCTATGAAGATAAGGCCAGTCGCGTGGGTATCCGCTTCTGTGATCTTCTTGATTTTGATTTATTCAAACAAAAAGTTGAGACCGTCATGGCGGAAAAAAACTTTTACCTGAAACACTACTTTAAAACCGAACCCATGGACCCGGCGCTGATTATTGATCAGTTTGCAACCATTCGTGCCCGGCTCCTCCCCTATATATGTGATGTTTCCGTATCCATTGATCAAGGGATACGGCAGGGTATGCAAATTTTATTTGAAGGCGCCCAGGGTACGCACCTTGACATTGAACACGGCACCTACCCCTTTGTCACCTCTTCGACAACCGTTTCTGCCAATGCAGCAAGCGGCAGCGGCGTGGGCCCCGGACAGCTCAATGAAATCATCGGCATTGTTAAAGCATATACCACCCGGGTAGGGGCAGGTCCCTTCCCAACAGAACTGTTTGATGAAACCGGGGACAAAATCCAGAAAACCGGGGCTGAATTCGGTGCCACCACCGGACGCAAACGGCGTTGCGGATGGCTGGACATGGTGGTATTAAAAAATGCGGCCCGCCTGAACAGCCTGACCGGACTTGCCATCACCAAACTGGATGTTTTAGATGATTTAGAGGAAATTAAAATCTGCACAGGATATGAATATTCGGGTAATGTCACAGCTGAATTTCCAGCCCAGATAGATGTCCTGGCAAATTGTAAACCAGTTTATGAAACACATCCCGGCTGGAAAACCCAGACATCAGGTATAACCAATTTTGAGGATCTGCCTGAAAAAGCCAAGGCTTACCTTGCCCGGATAGAAGAATTATCAGAAGTGAAAATTAAAATTGTGTCGGTAGGCCCTGGCCGTGAAGCCACAATTATCAAAGAAAATATTTTCTAAATTGACATTCGCTCAATTCTGGGGTAAAAAATAGCGGCTTATGCGTCGGGATGTGGCTCAGCCTGGTAGAGCACCTCGTTCGGGACGAGGGGGTCGGAGGTTCAAATCCTCTCATCCCGACCAACTAACAACAAGGGTTTTGGCTTTTTTCAAAGTTCAAAACCTTTTTTGTTTTTCCCACATTCAATGTGGGAACCCCTCGGCACTTTCTCACCCGCTCAACATTGTACGCCCAAGACATCTTTCCACACACACCACCATCTAATACAGGCACTAAAAAGAAGGAAAAAATTATATATATATTTTTTCTCCTTTCTTTTTATAGCCACCCCACCACGGCCCAACCACCTATCAGTTAACAAACTATCAGGCGATGCCAATGAGAGTAGGCATCCAATAAAATATCAATACGCTCTTACTAAATCCGGAACCCCCGTTCACATATCCAACATCTCACACGCAAACCGAGACGATTATATTTGTCCTGGATGTAAAAACGTATTACGGCCAGTGCTCGGCCAAATTCGTCAAAAACATTTTCGGCACAAGATAGATACAGATTGTCCCAAAGAAACCTATTTACATCAAATGGGGAAACGCCTTTTTGAAAGCTCATACAAAAAGGCCATAAATAAAAGAACTTCTTTTGAAATACTCTATTTTGTGCCGATCATGTGTAATGCTTGCCAACACGGCCATTGCAAAATTGATAAAACAGTTCGTAAGTGGGATCTAACCAAAGCCTTTACATCTATAGATATAGAAAAAAGGGATGGCCAGTTAATACCTGACATTATGCTCAAGACGATAAACGGTGAAAAAATATACATTGAAATAGCCGTAACACATCAATCGGAAGAGTCCAAGATTCAATCCAAAATTCGCATTATCGAATTTCATATTCAGGATGAAAGTGACTTGACCTTATTTACATTGAATCAGATAGACGAAAATGATGATCGAATATGCTTTTACAACTTCAACCCGCCCCCAATTGTAAGAGACTGTCGCCATAGATGTAACAAGTTAGTCTACTATTTCATAGTCCACAAAAGCGGGAAGTGCATACTAAACTCTGATTATCAATATCCATTCGACAAATTTGTATCGAAGGTCAAACCTTTATATATCAGCATTGTCGACCAAGATTATCCAGAGACATTTATTTTAGAAGTTCAAAAGGCATTTCTTAAGAGAATAAAAATCAAAAACTGTTTTCTATGTCGATACCATGCTTGCAATGAGTATTACCACGACACAAAACCAATATTTTGTAAATTTTATAAACAAACCAAGGGGTCAAATGAGGCTTACGACTGCCCAATATATAGACCTGACCCGAAAGCCTTTGACAAGATTGATTACCCTTAAAATTTTTCCTCCTGACCCGCTTTTATTTAAGAGATGAAGGGAGCCAGGGGTCAAGAAAACAAAACGGAGGGTCCAAAAATATTTTTTTAGCGCAGCGTTAAGAAAAAATGTTTTGGGAAACCGTTTTTTTTCTTGAGGCCTGGATTTCTTTATCTCATCTTAAGCGCGGGTTCAGGAAGAAACATCCTCCCGCTTTTTCTGGGGAGGACCGGAGCGCACGCGGCTCGGCCCCGAGCGGTGCACCGGACCGCACACAGACGAAAGCGGGAGGATTCCCCTCAACCGAGTCACTACTGAGGTAGAGAAATTCAAAGACTTTGAAAAAAAACCTTGACACAAAATGTAAATTCTGAAACTTTACATAGTAAATTTTATTAATTTACACACAGGTTATCATGGATAAGAAAAAAAAAATAATGGTTTCCATTCGGCTTGAACCTAAAATCATTGCGTTTGTTGATGATATTGCCCAAAAAGGCAACATCACACGCAGCAAGGTTATTCATAACCTTATTGATATTGGACATACCGAATTAAAAACTCAAAAGAATATTGGCCTCGTCAAACTGAATCTCATGGTAAGGCAATTTAAAAAATCGTTAAAACCTGTTTTGGCGGAGGCAGAAAAACAAATAGCTGTCGAAGATGAACCTAAAAAGGGAAGTGTTTCCGTAAGAATGGATAACGATTTGATTCAGAGAATTGATTTATTATCTGAACAAATCGGTCTCACAAGAAAAGGCTTTATTGAATACGTTTTAGAATTCGAGATAAGGGAAATGAAGCTTCTGCTAAAAATTCCAGGCTTTTTAAGTACGTCGGTCTTCTTAAGGGACATTGAAGAGGCCATTAAAAAAAATTGGAAGAACCGATTAGAAAACACAAAGCAAGTATTAGAGGACAAAACTCTTAAATTAGAAGACAACAATTCGGAAAAAGACTCTGAATAAAAAGAAGTCAAGCACCCTCCCCGACCAAAGTTTGGGTGCTCAACCGTTCATGTATCAAGAGTCCGTAGAACCCTTAATATATATACATTATCAATGTATATTAAGGGTGTCAACGGACTCTCCAAACAAGGAGAGTAACTATGCCTAAATCAAACAAAGCTCCATCTAAAAGCAATCCCAGTTCAAGTGAAAGTATGAGTAAGGCGCGAACTACTAACAGGCGCCCCGCAAAAATACCGCAATAGGTTGATGATACAAAAATTTTAGCCTCGAATATTGACACTGGGCGCATTCCCATTTTCCCGGTTTTTAAAACGGACTATCCTCTTTAGCAAAAAGAAGTTATGCTTCCCCTCGATTATCAACTGATGAGGAAGAAAATAGTATGAAACTCAAAAAGGCTGAATCCTGCGAAACGGTAGAAGAAATATATGAATTATTGAAACAGCTGGACAAAGAGAAACGGCTAATTCGCAGTCCGGAAGAACTCATTCAGGTTGAACAAGAAATTTTAAGCTATACCAATCGTTTAGCCGCGTTGATGCTAAAAAAAAAGTCCAAACCAGTATAAACTCTCCAGAGCATAACGAACAAGAAAGAGAGTTGGTGCGTAGCTGGCCTGGCCGAATGAAAAGTGAAGGGTTTGAGACAGTTCAAATTCAAACCAGCTTAGGTTGCACGATCCCAATCCATGTTCGATACTATCGAAGAGCCTGTGACCGTCGAAATGGCAAAAGATATAAGGGCTTGTATGCTGCTTTGGCTTTGCTCGGGATTCATGATCGATGTACACCAATCTTGGCGGCGATGGTCAGCGCCTGGTCCGCGTTACTGAGCTCATTTGAGGAAGTACGTCAGGTCCTTTGTGATCATGGCACTATCCTGGATGTTAAGGTGATCCGGAAACTGGCCTACCGCTACGCAGAACGAGCACGGGTGGTACAGCAAATGGGTCTGCTCCCCTTAAATGAAGAGGACAACCTTCAAGGTCGTCGGGTTGTCATAAGCACCGATGGTGGCCGGACTCGATTGCGGGAAAAAAAGCGAGGTCCCCGGACAGCCAAAGGAAGAACCAGATATCATGGGGCCTGGAGAGAACCCAAGCTGTTGATTATTTATGTCGTCGATGCCCATGGGAAACAGGAAAAAAGCTTTGCCCCATTTATTGATGGCGGTTTTAATGGGCCTGATGGCTTGTTTCTGCTGCTGAAGGGCTATTTGAAGTCTCTTTGCATCCAAAAAGCAGACAAGGTGTTGTTTGTTGCGGACGGGGCTCATTGGATATGGAATCGAGTCCCTGGTCTGATCAAGGCACTGGGGTTGAATCCGGAGAGTGTGCATGAACTCCTTGATTTTTATCATGCAGTAGAGCATCTGGGAAAGGTTGCAGGATTACGAAAAAACTGGTCAGCCAAAAAACGTAAAGCCTGGGTCTCAAAACAGCGACGGTTTTTGCTAAAAGGTGAATCGGCAACGGTCGTACAAGAAGTACAGGCTCTTTGTCGAGGCCGGAACAGCAAAGCCATAAAGACAGAACGGGATTATTTTGTACGTAATAGGCACCGTCTTGCTTTCCCAACGGTAAAGGCATTGAATTTGCCGATTGGCAGTGGTGCGATTGAAACAGGAG from uncultured Desulfobacter sp. includes these protein-coding regions:
- a CDS encoding cytochrome c biogenesis protein ResB, with translation MKQKDSFADQIWMFFASVKLTVYTLVLLAVTSIIGTVVLQNASPEAYIRLYGPGGYNMIQVLDLDRMYQAWWYLLLMVVLCVNIVVCSIDRLSATWKIIFPKNISVNPRRFEKAKNRQEFDCHLSMEQIAGRAKQILAVRAGKVIEKTDNANLIFYAEKGRWSRLGVYVVHASVLMLLAGALIGSALGFKANLRLDEGQTADTVFDAHTRLPIKLPFTVRCNDFQVKFYDTGAPDEFKSSLSILENNQESFTKDILVNHPLRYKGINIFQASYGATTPDQALFEITDSETGTVETHTIKNGGGVSLPADAGKFIFEGFMPHYDFNGHNLGEAFIGRLDTTNGRNAQVVLPTKFPTFDKMRKGRFTVEVKSWDQAYYTGLQVTKDPGVPFVYTGFLLMIIGCWVTFFVSHRSVCIGLEQAGSGNTRVWVAGRANRNAQGTNLTVKKLVKELKEVSGK
- a CDS encoding hemerythrin domain-containing protein, translating into MTNIIEWDKKYGVDVPELDECRKQLMDMFNSLIEMRTKKGDAKDVVNLVTDINDFSKMLFSKEEKVLGQKGYPDLDIHSKSHRRFVKKALGLRREIAEDVDNLLVEDILELRNLLVTHFESADTQFIPFLRIHRYVDECENKK
- the mpl gene encoding UDP-N-acetylmuramate:L-alanyl-gamma-D-glutamyl-meso-diaminopimelate ligase, producing MTDSIKRIHLIAACGTGMGTLACILKKMGYTVTGSDQNVYPPMSDFLLDNGIILFSGFHPANISEDPEQVPDLVIIGNAVTRENPEAVAVMERGISYMSMPQAVNRFVAGDKKIILVTGTHGKTTTSAIMAHLLETAGLGPSFMIGGILKDYNSSFKIGDGEYMVIEGDEYDTAFFDKGPKFMHYDPFITIMTGIEFDHADIFDDLDHICRAFDALVSKIKNQSRIIACKENVNLMKVLDQACAVNLETYGTNAMWQVHDHRLSSAPDPVTGRLHTLARITGLGTDLDIQTDLPGYHNLLNATACIAAARSLGIKEADIARGLSTFSGVKRRQEIRGQVAGITVMDDFAHHPTAVRETIAAVKPFYPQGRLIAVFEPRTNTSMRNIFQDTYPACFDLADLTCICSPGVKKNIPEKERFSPERLAKDICKRGRVAHHFNDPSDVIDFLALELRPKDLVLVMSNGGFDNIHQRILGRLG
- the hemL gene encoding glutamate-1-semialdehyde 2,1-aminomutase; amino-acid sequence: MERTKSAALFSSAKNLIPGGVNSPVRACGSVGGEPIFIEKGEGARLFDADGNAYIDYVLSWGPLILGHRPGPVVNALKKVLESGTSFGAPTAVENELAQLVVDSVASVDMVRMVNSGTEATMSAIRLARGVTGRDLIVKFDGCYHGHADTLLVAAGSGVATLGIPGSPGVPADVIRNTLSLPYNDIEGFEQLMAEKGKDIACVILEPVAGNMGMVAPDPQFLKTLRSQTAAHGTLLIFDEVMTGFRVGGRRCAQGYFDIDPDLTCFGKVIGGGLPVGAYGGKREIMAQIAPGGSIYQAGTLSGNPLAMAAGVATLKTLENDQLYADMDRRADMLVNGLQAAADDAGIPFSAGHFGSMAGFFFTGQKVRNFDDAKTCDLDRFAKFYRGMLAKGVYLAPSQFEACFISAAHTDEDIEITLAAARQIMAEI
- the tadA gene encoding tRNA adenosine(34) deaminase TadA; the protein is MNDEYYMMLALDEAKKAETHDEVPVGAIVVDPTGTVIGQGYNCPISENDPTSHAEIKAIRSACSFMNNYRLPQTTLYVTIEPCIMCMGAIIHARIQRIVFGALDPKWGAAVSLYQMGSDLRLNHHPEIIQGICEKQTRQIIKSFFEAKRRNRDKHSCCGNPVG
- a CDS encoding adenylosuccinate synthase; its protein translation is MTNTVVVGTQWGDEGKGKIVDLLSEHADYVVRFQGGNNAGHTMVVDGKEIISHLIPSGIIQQKKCFIGNGVVVDPFVLLDEIDYLADNNIDVSPNMLKISNRAHLIMPYHQEIDKAREIKKGKDKIGTTGRGIGPCYEDKASRVGIRFCDLLDFDLFKQKVETVMAEKNFYLKHYFKTEPMDPALIIDQFATIRARLLPYICDVSVSIDQGIRQGMQILFEGAQGTHLDIEHGTYPFVTSSTTVSANAASGSGVGPGQLNEIIGIVKAYTTRVGAGPFPTELFDETGDKIQKTGAEFGATTGRKRRCGWLDMVVLKNAARLNSLTGLAITKLDVLDDLEEIKICTGYEYSGNVTAEFPAQIDVLANCKPVYETHPGWKTQTSGITNFEDLPEKAKAYLARIEELSEVKIKIVSVGPGREATIIKENIF